From Mesoaciditoga lauensis cd-1655R = DSM 25116, a single genomic window includes:
- a CDS encoding head-tail adaptor protein, whose protein sequence is MNPGVFERQNLNLEWLKKQTTKDEFGHEQATYISNGFVHAIVVDRAYSAFDNNGNLIQDTEKRIFVSHDKNIQKGDRLENFEVVAVLDKGVYKELRCRDL, encoded by the coding sequence ATGAATCCAGGAGTGTTTGAAAGGCAGAATTTGAACCTTGAATGGCTCAAGAAACAGACAACAAAAGATGAATTTGGACACGAACAGGCAACGTACATTTCAAATGGATTCGTTCATGCCATAGTAGTGGATAGAGCTTATTCAGCCTTTGATAACAACGGCAACCTTATTCAAGACACAGAGAAAAGAATTTTTGTTTCTCATGACAAGAATATTCAAAAAGGCGACCGCTTGGAAAACTTTGAGGTTGTAGCTGTTCTTGATAAGGGCGTTTACAAGGAGTTGAGATGTCGTGACCTTTGA